The region AGAAACGAGAAAGCCCGGAAAGCTTTGCCAGACAAGAGATCTCTTTATCTGACAGGCTTTCCGGGCCTTAAATCTGGTCGGGGTGAGAGGATTCGAACCTCCGGCCTCTACGTCCCGAACGTAGCGCTCTACCAGGCTAAGCTACACCCCGATTTGGACTCTTTCGTCGCTTCAGTCTCGTTCAAGACTGCCGTGACGTCGAGTAAGAGCATAATTCTAGCAGGCTATTTTTAAAGATGGAAGAGGGAAATGAAGAAATTGCTTCAGCGGCTGCCTGAGCCTCTTGCCGTGCGCATTCCAGCGTATGGTCGAGCGCGCCCGAACGCGTGATCGCGTCGAAGATCGTGTCGAAGCGGTCGGTGCCGCCCTGTTCGATCGCTTCGCGCGCGAGCGCCGCCTGTTCCGGCGTGCCGCGCTCGATCAGATAGATGAGCGGCAGGGTCGGCTTGCCTTCGCGCAGGTCGTCGCCGGCGTTCTTGCCCATCGATTCCGCGCTGCCCGTGTAGTCGAGCCAGTCGTCCATGATCTGAAAGGCGGTGCCGATGCGGCGGCCGTATTCGGCGGCCGCGGCCTCGGTCGGCGCGTCGGCGCCCGCGAGCACCGCGCCGAGCCGGGCCGAGGCCTCGAACAGCTTCGCGGTCTTGTAGCGGATCACCTGCATGTAGCGGGTCTCGTCGACGTCGGCGTCGTGCATGTTCAGCAACTGCAGCACCTCGCCCTCGGAAATGATCGTCGTGGCTTCCGACAGGATCTCCATGATGCGCATCTTGCCGACGCCGACCATCATCTCGAACGAGCGCGAATACAGGTAGTCGCCCACGAGCACGCTGGCCGCGTTGCCGAACAGCGCGTTCGCGGTCTTGCGGCCGCGCCGCAACTCCGATTCGTCGACGACGTCGTCATGCAGCAGCGTGGCGGTGTGGATGAACTCGACGACGGCCGCGAGCGTGTGGCGATGCGCCGTGCTGTCGCCAAGCGCGCCGGCCACGAGCAGCAGCAGCGCCGGACGCAGCCGCTTGCCGCCCGCTCCGATGATGTACTCGGCGATCTGGTTGATCAGCAGCACGTCGGACGCGAGGCTTTGCCGGATGACGCGATTCACCTGTTCCATATCGCTGGCGATCGGAGCGAGCAGGTGGGCGGCGCTGAGGGAAGGGGTGGCGGTCGACGACATGATGATGAAAATGGGTAGTGCGGCGGATTATAAGGCGAATCACCCGTTCACCGGGCTGTTGCGCGCGCGGCGCCCGCGCGCAGTCCCATTCCCCGGCCCCCGCCGAGGGCCGGGGAATGGGAGCCGTCGGCAGGTTTTGACCTCGGTGCTAACTCTATGTATAATCACGCGTTTTCCGTGCGTGGTGCGCGGAAAAATAGATCCAGAGTGAGGTTCTCAATGTACGCGGTCATAAAAACCGGCGGCAAGCAGTACAAGGTTGCCGTTGGCGAAAAATTGAAAGTAGAACAGATACCGGCAGACATTGACGCTGAAATCACGCTCGACCAGGTTCTCGCAGTGGGCGAAGGCGAATCGATTAAGTTCGGTACGCCGCTGGTCAGTGGGGCTTCCGTCAAGGCTACCGTCGTATCGCACGGTCGTCATGCCAAGGTCACCATCTTCAAGATGCGTCGCCGGAAGCACTACCAAAAGCACGCTGGCCACCGCCAGAACTACACCGAGCTGCGCATCGACGCGATCAACGCGTAAGCGCCTCGGGCAAGGAGCAAACAGATGGCACACAAAAAGGCAGGCGGCTCTTCCCGGAATGGCCGCGACTCCGAGTCGAAGCGTCTCGGCGTGAAGGTGTACGGCGGCCAGGCAATCAACGCCGGCGGCATCATCGTGCGTCAGCGCGGTACGCGCATGCATCCCGGCGACAACGTCGGCATGGGCAAGGACCACACGCTGTTCGCACTGGTCGATGGTCACGTGACGTTCGGGACCAAGGGCGCAGACAAGAAGCACATGGTCAACGTCGTTCCGGTCGCTGCCTAAGTCAGGCAGCCCGGGCTTCGAAGCCGAAAGGCCCCGCAGCTTTGGCGGGGCCTTTTTCATTGGCGCGCCCGCAGGCGCGCTTCCGCGACCGATTGGTCAAGCACGGCGGCTCGCGGCACAATATCTGGAAATACTGGACGGAGTAACGAATGAAGTTCATTGACGAAGCGCGAATCGAAGTCATCGCCGGCGACGGAGGCGATGGCAGCGCGTCGATGCGCCGCGAGAAATTCGTTCCGTTCGGCGGACCGGACGGCGGCGACGGCGGGCGCGGCGGCAGCGTGTACGCGATCGCCGATCGCAACATCAACACGCTGATCGACTACCGCTACGCGAAGAAGCACCTCGCGCGCAACGGCGAGAACGGCCGCGGTTCCGACTGCTACGGCAAGGGCGGCGACGACATCACGCTGCGCATGCCGGTCGGCACCGTGATCACCGACATGGACACGGGCGAGCTGATCGCCGACCTGACCGAGCACGAGCAGAAGGTGCAGGTCGCGCAGGGCGGCGCGGGCGGCCTCGGCAACCTGCACTTCAAGTCGAGCACGAACCGCGCGCCGCGCCAGAAGACCGAGGGCAAGCCCGGCGAACGCCGCATGCTGCGCCTCGAGCTGAAGGTGCTGGCCGACGTCGGCCTGCTCGGCATGCCGAACGCGGGCAAGTCGACCTTTATCTCGTCGGTGTCGAACGC is a window of Burkholderia sp. FERM BP-3421 DNA encoding:
- a CDS encoding polyprenyl synthetase family protein, whose amino-acid sequence is MSSTATPSLSAAHLLAPIASDMEQVNRVIRQSLASDVLLINQIAEYIIGAGGKRLRPALLLLVAGALGDSTAHRHTLAAVVEFIHTATLLHDDVVDESELRRGRKTANALFGNAASVLVGDYLYSRSFEMMVGVGKMRIMEILSEATTIISEGEVLQLLNMHDADVDETRYMQVIRYKTAKLFEASARLGAVLAGADAPTEAAAAEYGRRIGTAFQIMDDWLDYTGSAESMGKNAGDDLREGKPTLPLIYLIERGTPEQAALAREAIEQGGTDRFDTIFDAITRSGALDHTLECARQEAQAAAEAISSFPSSIFKNSLLELCSYSTSRQS
- the rplU gene encoding 50S ribosomal protein L21; this encodes MYAVIKTGGKQYKVAVGEKLKVEQIPADIDAEITLDQVLAVGEGESIKFGTPLVSGASVKATVVSHGRHAKVTIFKMRRRKHYQKHAGHRQNYTELRIDAINA
- the rpmA gene encoding 50S ribosomal protein L27, with translation MAHKKAGGSSRNGRDSESKRLGVKVYGGQAINAGGIIVRQRGTRMHPGDNVGMGKDHTLFALVDGHVTFGTKGADKKHMVNVVPVAA